A genomic segment from Methanolobus zinderi encodes:
- a CDS encoding PGF-pre-PGF domain-containing protein: MKKLAVFLMAILIAVGTIPTASAAASLSIGSISYDTNVVKDESITITSSVSAASVSGTLTVDVTLTDNSGQFTIPSPTQQVQFTSDGTKAVSWTVTATSTGTHSSPFTVSASGDDDSSTAKTASSAITVKDRPVLSVSSSTDISSVSAGQEVVLSYVVSNSASSGAADATNVKVDLALPSGWSLSSGTDPASLGTIAPGASSSGSWTVVADDPSSSNTLPLSVTSTIPGGTVTTSSSVVGPSTSSDTSSSSGGGGGGGGGGGASGEEYENIAHKAVKKVYMQKDVLAEYEFTGEENPISIVSFTPKLNAGMIDVTIEVLHDTSALVDSKPNGKVYRNMNIWVGKGGWASSSTISGPEVSFSVEKSWLEENDIDSANVRLMRYTTEWNQLETAIADEDSDFVYFTAKTPGFSPFAISAVEDTSIVEASEDESETSDDTGLQEENEGTEQQEETSNGLPGFSALTLIGMLAVAFVASRRK, encoded by the coding sequence ATGAAAAAACTAGCCGTATTTTTAATGGCTATACTGATTGCAGTTGGGACCATCCCAACTGCTTCTGCTGCGGCTTCCCTCAGTATTGGAAGTATCAGCTATGATACAAATGTTGTGAAGGACGAAAGTATTACCATAACATCATCTGTAAGCGCTGCAAGTGTATCCGGTACGCTTACGGTGGATGTGACACTCACCGACAATTCGGGACAGTTCACAATACCAAGTCCGACCCAGCAGGTACAGTTCACAAGTGACGGTACAAAAGCCGTTTCATGGACTGTTACAGCTACCTCAACCGGAACTCACTCATCACCCTTCACTGTGTCAGCCTCAGGAGATGATGACAGTAGTACTGCAAAGACAGCATCATCTGCAATCACAGTAAAAGACAGGCCGGTACTTAGTGTATCTTCCAGTACTGACATATCATCTGTCAGTGCAGGACAGGAAGTAGTGCTAAGTTATGTGGTATCCAACAGTGCATCCTCCGGTGCTGCCGATGCTACCAATGTCAAAGTCGACCTGGCACTCCCAAGTGGCTGGAGTCTCAGCAGCGGAACAGATCCCGCATCACTTGGTACAATTGCACCAGGTGCATCAAGTTCGGGTTCATGGACAGTGGTTGCTGATGACCCTTCATCTTCAAACACACTGCCATTATCCGTAACATCCACCATACCTGGAGGAACCGTAACAACAAGTTCCTCTGTAGTCGGTCCTTCAACAAGCTCTGACACATCTTCCTCCTCCGGCGGCGGCGGAGGCGGTGGCGGCGGAGGCGGCGCCAGTGGTGAAGAGTATGAGAACATTGCCCATAAGGCTGTGAAGAAGGTATACATGCAGAAGGACGTCCTTGCTGAATATGAATTCACTGGCGAGGAAAACCCGATCAGCATTGTATCCTTCACACCCAAGCTCAATGCAGGTATGATCGATGTAACAATTGAAGTTCTGCATGACACGTCAGCACTTGTGGATTCCAAGCCCAACGGCAAGGTATACAGGAACATGAACATCTGGGTTGGTAAAGGCGGCTGGGCAAGTTCCAGTACGATATCCGGTCCGGAAGTTTCCTTCAGTGTGGAAAAATCATGGCTTGAGGAGAATGACATAGATTCTGCGAATGTAAGGCTCATGAGGTATACCACAGAGTGGAACCAGCTTGAAACAGCAATAGCAGATGAAGATTCCGACTTTGTTTACTTTACAGCAAAAACACCCGGATTCTCTCCGTTTGCTATAAGCGCAGTGGAAGATACCAGCATTGTCGAAGCTTCTGAAGACGAGTCCGAAACCTCTGATGATACCGGGCTCCAGGAAGAAAACGAAGGCACAGAACAACAGGAAGAAACATCAAACGGTCTTCCGGGCTTCAGTGCACTCACACTGATCGGCATGCTGGCAGTTGCTTTTGTTGCAAGCAGAAGAAAATAA
- a CDS encoding ATP-binding cassette domain-containing protein — MIRLRTYMLRMTIDELMEMMPWIEDYFSSFAIDPARFRDNKLEELSSIIGEDYFVEKGSSYSDFIEGFFLFIEQVRALQQESRFMVESLTVLPGKDKKGKKESFLVELKKGEVTAIVGPTGSGKSRLLADIESLAQEDTPTGRRILVDGRSPSDEERFSTEGRFIAQLSQNMNFVMDLSVEDFLTLHAESRMVDEISHIIRKIYDTANVLAGETFSRNTPVTELSGGQSRALMIADTALLSPASVVLIDEIENAGVDKVRSLELLVSNNKIVLISTHDPLLALSADQRLVIKNGGISKLLKTTEDEKKHLKSLEKIDRKITLLRDRLRTGEEIDLSDLPV; from the coding sequence ATGATTAGATTGCGGACATATATGCTCCGGATGACAATAGATGAACTCATGGAGATGATGCCCTGGATAGAGGACTACTTCTCTTCTTTCGCCATCGATCCTGCCAGGTTTAGAGACAATAAGCTGGAAGAGCTGAGTTCTATAATCGGCGAAGATTATTTTGTTGAGAAAGGGAGTAGCTATTCCGATTTCATTGAAGGTTTCTTCCTGTTCATCGAGCAGGTAAGAGCACTTCAGCAGGAAAGCAGGTTCATGGTTGAATCCCTGACAGTGCTCCCCGGAAAGGATAAAAAAGGCAAGAAGGAGTCCTTTTTGGTAGAACTTAAAAAGGGAGAGGTGACAGCTATAGTCGGTCCCACGGGATCAGGTAAATCACGCCTGCTTGCCGATATCGAATCCTTGGCGCAGGAAGATACTCCCACCGGGCGCAGGATACTGGTTGATGGCAGATCGCCAAGTGATGAGGAGCGTTTCTCAACCGAAGGACGTTTTATTGCACAGCTTTCACAGAACATGAACTTTGTCATGGACCTCAGTGTAGAGGACTTCCTGACACTTCATGCTGAAAGCCGTATGGTCGATGAGATATCACATATCATCCGGAAAATATATGACACTGCAAACGTCCTGGCAGGGGAGACTTTCAGCCGGAATACCCCTGTCACAGAGCTCTCAGGCGGACAGTCACGAGCACTGATGATAGCAGATACAGCACTTCTGAGTCCTGCATCCGTTGTCCTTATCGATGAGATCGAGAACGCCGGGGTAGATAAGGTAAGATCCCTGGAACTTCTGGTAAGCAACAACAAGATCGTCCTGATAAGCACCCACGATCCCCTGCTGGCACTCTCGGCAGATCAGCGGCTGGTCATCAAGAACGGCGGAATCTCAAAACTGCTGAAGACCACAGAAGATGAGAAAAAGCACCTCAAGAGCCTTGAGAAGATAGACAGGAAGATAACTCTTTTAAGGGACCGGTTGAGGACGGGGGAAGAGATAGATTTGAGTGATCTTCCGGTTTGA
- a CDS encoding ABC transporter substrate-binding protein: protein MKTIDETMSIYQILSEHPSLLKIFKQHGMGKFENREVLEKLGPLLKLKTALSMVSVNRESFIELLNQAVEDNEAKGDFTLADSPERQKELSLLALLPCGMKMPFNRALDAFSTEYREKTGNMLHSLVEGNVNHELSYYAYVDSVTSIDELPDIIISSDINSFYHKPFRENFLSKDYFVNLNSSPMNRDLKSIDYADPRDQFTMLSANLLVLVTIDELMEDDSKPKSWEDVLKEENRNRVAMRGMNGFFCNGVLLPFYQMYGMEGIKKLASSIYTGLHPSEMVKMIDSKKDDVPAMYIMPYFFTRKIKDKSSITITIPSEGAIVSPVQMLVKKSAAENVKEITDFLCGKEFGEVSARALFPTTNPEVDNDLKDMPLYWMGWEYLMNTDVGSLKKEIAEVFNKQFTITGGVF from the coding sequence ATGAAAACAATTGACGAAACAATGAGCATTTACCAGATATTGAGTGAACATCCCTCTTTATTAAAAATATTCAAACAGCATGGAATGGGAAAATTCGAGAACCGGGAGGTGCTCGAAAAACTTGGCCCACTGCTGAAATTAAAAACAGCCCTGTCAATGGTATCGGTGAACAGGGAATCGTTTATTGAGCTTTTGAATCAGGCTGTTGAGGACAATGAAGCAAAGGGAGATTTTACACTTGCGGATTCCCCGGAAAGACAAAAGGAGCTGAGCCTTCTTGCCCTCTTACCTTGCGGTATGAAAATGCCCTTTAATCGTGCACTTGATGCCTTTTCAACTGAGTACAGGGAAAAAACCGGCAATATGCTCCATTCCCTTGTAGAAGGTAATGTTAATCATGAGCTCTCCTACTATGCATATGTAGATTCGGTTACATCCATCGACGAACTGCCGGACATAATTATCAGTTCCGATATCAACAGTTTCTATCACAAACCCTTCCGGGAGAACTTTCTCAGCAAGGACTATTTCGTGAATCTTAATTCATCTCCCATGAACCGCGATCTGAAATCAATAGATTATGCCGACCCACGCGACCAGTTCACCATGCTCTCTGCAAACCTGCTTGTTCTGGTGACAATAGATGAGCTCATGGAGGATGACAGTAAGCCGAAATCCTGGGAAGATGTTCTGAAAGAAGAAAACCGCAACAGGGTTGCCATGCGGGGAATGAACGGATTTTTCTGCAATGGAGTACTGCTTCCCTTCTATCAGATGTACGGAATGGAAGGTATCAAAAAGCTTGCATCATCAATATATACAGGACTCCATCCATCCGAGATGGTGAAGATGATAGACAGCAAAAAAGACGATGTACCGGCCATGTACATTATGCCCTACTTCTTTACCAGGAAGATCAAGGACAAGTCCAGTATAACCATCACCATTCCTTCAGAAGGAGCTATTGTAAGCCCGGTACAGATGCTGGTCAAGAAAAGTGCAGCGGAAAATGTAAAGGAGATCACGGATTTCCTTTGCGGAAAAGAGTTCGGCGAAGTCTCTGCCAGAGCCTTATTCCCTACAACGAATCCTGAAGTCGATAATGATCTTAAGGACATGCCACTTTACTGGATGGGATGGGAGTACCTGATGAATACCGATGTAGGATCTCTTAAAAAAGAGATAGCAGAGGTCTTCAATAAACAGTTCACCATCACCGGAGGTGTCTTTTGA
- a CDS encoding NifB/NifX family molybdenum-iron cluster-binding protein — protein MKVSVPCMGKGGIDDTVSQHFGRAPAYTVFDTETGEYSVVVKNGGEGPADLMAGAGVNIMLCGGIGKGAAMMLQQKGIDVFIGASGTIKDAINAWESGALAKNQDGNCDSHDHDHGHDDCSCNCSCHSQVTLS, from the coding sequence ATGAAAGTAAGCGTACCATGTATGGGAAAAGGCGGAATCGATGATACAGTCAGCCAGCATTTTGGAAGGGCGCCTGCCTACACCGTCTTTGACACAGAGACCGGTGAATATTCTGTTGTAGTGAAAAATGGCGGTGAAGGTCCTGCTGATCTGATGGCTGGAGCCGGTGTGAACATAATGCTCTGCGGAGGTATCGGAAAGGGTGCTGCAATGATGCTCCAGCAGAAAGGGATTGATGTTTTCATTGGTGCATCCGGAACTATAAAAGATGCCATTAATGCATGGGAATCCGGTGCACTTGCAAAGAACCAGGATGGCAACTGTGACAGCCATGACCACGACCATGGTCACGATGACTGTAGCTGCAATTGCAGCTGTCACAGTCAGGTCACACTTAGCTGA
- the hgcB gene encoding mercury methylation ferredoxin HgcB — protein sequence MFDSYNENTLQYYPEKCINCLMCTQVCPHGVFTGGGEHVELKRPSSCMECGACAMNCPVQAIEVQSGVGCAWAMIRAALRGKDMDSADCCCNGDSC from the coding sequence ATGTTTGATTCATATAATGAGAATACTCTGCAATATTATCCTGAAAAGTGTATCAACTGTCTTATGTGCACACAGGTCTGCCCTCATGGAGTGTTCACTGGAGGAGGGGAACACGTTGAACTCAAAAGACCTTCATCGTGTATGGAATGCGGAGCATGCGCAATGAATTGTCCCGTGCAGGCAATTGAAGTTCAGAGTGGAGTTGGATGTGCCTGGGCAATGATAAGAGCAGCCCTCAGAGGTAAGGACATGGATAGTGCTGACTGTTGTTGCAACGGTGATTCTTGTTAA
- a CDS encoding DUF134 domain-containing protein: MKCRGRPKSPRRVGCSPEVLYFKPRGVPLKELDTVSLAIEELEALRLVDVEGMTQEDAAFTMGISRRAFWKDLKSARKKVALALTTGKAIEIANESPVDTGKE; the protein is encoded by the coding sequence ATGAAATGCAGAGGCAGACCTAAGTCTCCAAGAAGAGTCGGCTGTTCTCCTGAAGTGCTTTACTTCAAACCTAGGGGAGTACCGCTAAAGGAACTTGATACCGTATCCCTTGCAATCGAAGAACTGGAAGCCTTAAGACTTGTGGATGTTGAAGGGATGACACAGGAAGATGCAGCTTTTACAATGGGCATTTCAAGACGTGCTTTCTGGAAAGACCTGAAAAGTGCAAGAAAGAAAGTAGCACTGGCACTCACCACCGGAAAGGCCATAGAAATAGCAAATGAGAGTCCTGTTGATACCGGAAAAGAATAG
- a CDS encoding undecaprenyl-diphosphate phosphatase: MLTIFEAVILGIVQGVAEWLPISSEGMTSLLMINVFGKTLAEALPISIWLHTGTLLSATIYFRKDIMEILKDIPQYLENLASGKREDQPIINFLIISTLLTGLVGLPLIIFATGMTEISGKIATALIGLLLIFTGLLQISASKRETRKELPSFGDSLFTGVAQGFAALPGISRSGITVSSLLLRNFNATQALRLSFLMSIPAVLAADVGIAAMGILTIDMNSLLALLFAFIFGILTIDLFIKIAERFDFARFCIVLGLLSLLAYFV, encoded by the coding sequence ATGTTAACAATTTTTGAGGCGGTCATACTTGGTATCGTCCAGGGAGTGGCTGAGTGGTTACCCATAAGCAGCGAGGGAATGACATCCCTTTTGATGATAAATGTTTTCGGAAAGACGCTTGCTGAAGCCCTTCCCATCTCCATCTGGCTGCACACGGGGACACTGCTCTCTGCAACCATATATTTCAGAAAAGACATCATGGAGATCCTGAAAGATATCCCGCAATATCTGGAAAATCTGGCATCAGGTAAGAGAGAAGATCAACCGATAATCAATTTTCTTATCATTTCAACACTCCTGACCGGTCTGGTAGGCCTTCCCTTGATAATCTTTGCAACCGGAATGACAGAGATATCAGGGAAGATCGCAACTGCCCTGATCGGTCTGCTGTTGATATTCACCGGCCTGCTGCAGATAAGCGCCTCAAAAAGGGAAACAAGAAAAGAGCTGCCCTCTTTTGGAGATTCTCTTTTCACAGGAGTTGCCCAGGGATTTGCAGCACTTCCCGGCATCAGCCGTTCAGGGATCACAGTCTCATCCCTGCTTCTGAGAAACTTCAATGCCACCCAGGCGCTCAGACTGAGTTTCCTCATGAGCATACCTGCGGTACTGGCAGCAGATGTGGGGATAGCAGCAATGGGAATACTGACAATCGATATGAATTCGCTACTGGCGTTACTCTTTGCCTTTATATTCGGGATACTTACCATTGATCTCTTTATAAAGATCGCAGAGAGATTTGATTTTGCCAGATTTTGCATAGTACTTGGGTTGCTGAGTCTGCTGGCATATTTCGTATGA
- a CDS encoding GTP-binding protein, with protein sequence MRLVTVAGPPSSGKTSIIIRTIEELRQKGLNVGVVKFDCLSAQDEELYSSSNIPVRTGLSGGLCPDHFFVSNIEEALGWAKERNFDYLITESAGLCNRCSPHIRDVLAICVIDNLSGVNTPRKIGPMLKLADIVVITKGDIVSQAEREVFAYRVRQVNPGGTIIHINGVTGQGGFYLAKLVEKSGSVETLQGAILRFTMPGALCSYCLGERKIGDDRQIGVSKLVNFRGDD encoded by the coding sequence TTGAGACTTGTCACGGTAGCAGGTCCTCCGTCATCAGGAAAAACCAGTATCATAATCAGGACAATTGAAGAACTCAGGCAGAAGGGACTGAATGTCGGTGTGGTCAAGTTCGACTGCCTCTCGGCTCAGGATGAAGAACTCTATTCAAGTTCCAATATTCCGGTCAGGACCGGGCTCTCTGGAGGGCTGTGTCCTGATCACTTCTTTGTGAGCAATATAGAGGAGGCACTTGGATGGGCAAAAGAGCGTAACTTCGATTATCTCATCACCGAGAGTGCCGGCCTCTGCAACCGTTGTTCTCCGCATATCAGAGATGTTCTGGCAATCTGTGTCATAGATAATCTGAGTGGGGTCAATACGCCCAGAAAGATCGGTCCCATGCTAAAACTTGCAGATATCGTCGTCATTACCAAAGGGGATATTGTCTCCCAGGCAGAGCGTGAGGTCTTTGCATACAGGGTCCGACAGGTCAACCCCGGTGGAACGATAATTCATATCAATGGCGTTACGGGACAGGGTGGCTTCTATCTTGCAAAGCTTGTCGAGAAAAGCGGCTCGGTTGAGACACTTCAGGGAGCCATACTTAGATTTACCATGCCCGGAGCCCTGTGTTCGTACTGTCTCGGGGAAAGGAAGATCGGAGATGACAGGCAGATCGGTGTTTCAAAGCTCGTGAATTTCAGAGGGGATGATTAG
- a CDS encoding DUF1847 domain-containing protein: MKCAFCDEKECREGKDCVGLSKDTVYEGSDLESMKVSASIEARYYMQKTRLEELILYARDMGYEKLGLAFCVGLEKEARTIQKILESDFEVFSVCCKVSGTDKGEYGLERLRPENFDPTCNPIIQADILKNKGTQLNIIIGLCIGHDILFTQHSAAPVTTLIVKDRVLAHNPAGAIYSNYYLKKRFGLEE; the protein is encoded by the coding sequence ATGAAATGTGCATTCTGTGATGAAAAGGAATGTCGTGAAGGCAAGGATTGTGTTGGTCTGTCAAAAGACACTGTCTATGAGGGATCTGATCTTGAGTCCATGAAGGTATCCGCCTCCATCGAAGCCCGATACTACATGCAGAAGACAAGGCTTGAGGAGTTGATTCTTTATGCAAGGGATATGGGCTATGAGAAACTGGGTCTTGCCTTTTGTGTGGGTCTTGAAAAGGAAGCAAGAACCATCCAGAAGATACTCGAAAGCGATTTCGAGGTATTTTCTGTATGTTGCAAGGTTTCAGGAACTGATAAAGGGGAATATGGTCTTGAGAGACTGCGTCCGGAAAATTTCGACCCCACATGCAATCCGATTATACAGGCGGATATACTTAAAAATAAGGGGACGCAGCTTAATATCATAATTGGTCTTTGCATAGGTCATGACATACTTTTCACACAGCATTCGGCTGCGCCTGTTACAACCCTGATAGTCAAGGACAGGGTGCTTGCACATAATCCGGCAGGTGCCATATATTCCAACTACTATCTGAAGAAAAGATTCGGTCTTGAGGAATGA
- a CDS encoding Mrp/NBP35 family ATP-binding protein: MAQNIQSPETLLEKPQESKLIKQMRAIKNKIMVMSGKGGVGKSTVAANLAARLADRGYKVGLLDADIHGPSIPKMFGIEDERPNVGEDGIIPIPVTENLSIMSIALLVEDKDSPIIWRGPAKMAAIKQFLEEVAWGKLDYLFIDLPPGTGDEPLSIAQLIEKLDGAVVVTTPQDVALLSVRKSLTFAHMLEVPVIGIVENMGAMRCPHCDEKIDIYGMGGVEKAAADFDVDVIGELPIDPEIADIEDQGRVHLEGDRDLEWFREFSKVVDSVENFKK; encoded by the coding sequence ATGGCACAAAATATCCAGAGTCCTGAAACTTTGCTTGAGAAACCACAGGAATCAAAGCTCATCAAACAGATGAGAGCGATCAAGAATAAGATTATGGTCATGAGTGGCAAAGGTGGAGTTGGTAAAAGTACCGTTGCCGCGAACCTTGCTGCGCGCCTTGCTGACCGTGGATATAAAGTGGGCCTGCTTGATGCGGATATACACGGACCAAGTATTCCAAAGATGTTCGGGATCGAGGATGAGAGACCAAATGTAGGTGAGGATGGGATTATACCCATTCCTGTAACTGAGAATCTGAGTATCATGTCAATAGCACTTTTGGTGGAGGATAAGGACTCACCCATCATATGGAGAGGACCTGCAAAAATGGCAGCCATCAAACAGTTCCTTGAAGAGGTTGCATGGGGAAAGCTGGACTACCTGTTCATTGATCTGCCGCCGGGTACAGGAGACGAACCACTGAGCATTGCACAGCTGATCGAGAAACTTGACGGTGCCGTAGTGGTAACCACTCCCCAGGACGTGGCCCTTCTGAGTGTTAGGAAATCCCTGACCTTTGCTCACATGCTCGAAGTACCTGTCATCGGTATTGTGGAGAACATGGGTGCTATGAGATGTCCGCACTGTGATGAAAAGATAGACATCTACGGAATGGGTGGGGTCGAAAAGGCCGCTGCTGACTTTGATGTAGATGTCATCGGAGAGTTACCGATCGATCCTGAGATCGCTGATATAGAGGATCAGGGAAGGGTTCATCTCGAAGGAGACAGAGACCTTGAATGGTTCAGGGAATTCAGCAAGGTCGTAGACAGCGTGGAGAATTTCAAGAAATAA
- a CDS encoding MBL fold metallo-hydrolase has protein sequence MKLTVVYDNQAKEGLRSGWGFSCYIESPEKNILFDTGWDGHLLMDNMSKLSLSPEDVGILVLSHSHWDHTGGVPALLNANSDLEVYVPSGFSANLKNEISSRCRVLHEVKGPQELCPGVHTTGELGNKIKEQSLILESGGGIYVIAGCSHPGLRSIMDTASIFGDVKGIIGGLHDSREYDQLAGMELIGAGHCTQHKERICEMYPDSFEDIFAGYVTEI, from the coding sequence ATGAAACTTACAGTTGTCTATGATAATCAGGCAAAAGAAGGGCTCAGGAGCGGCTGGGGCTTTTCCTGCTATATCGAATCCCCTGAAAAGAATATACTCTTTGATACAGGCTGGGACGGACATCTGCTGATGGATAACATGAGTAAGCTCTCCCTGTCACCAGAGGATGTGGGTATCCTTGTGTTATCCCATAGTCACTGGGATCATACCGGCGGGGTTCCAGCTTTACTCAATGCGAATTCCGATCTGGAGGTATATGTACCATCCGGCTTTTCTGCAAATCTAAAGAATGAGATATCTTCAAGATGTAGAGTTCTCCATGAGGTAAAAGGTCCTCAGGAACTGTGTCCGGGTGTTCACACAACAGGAGAACTTGGGAACAAGATCAAAGAGCAGTCCCTGATACTAGAATCAGGCGGAGGTATCTACGTAATCGCAGGTTGCTCACATCCCGGACTTAGATCCATAATGGATACTGCGTCTATCTTTGGTGATGTTAAAGGTATTATCGGAGGCCTGCATGATAGCCGGGAATATGACCAGCTTGCAGGAATGGAGTTAATAGGTGCAGGTCATTGCACGCAACATAAGGAAAGGATCTGTGAGATGTATCCTGATTCCTTTGAAGATATATTCGCAGGATATGTAACAGAGATTTAG
- the hgcA gene encoding mercury methylation corrinoid protein HgcA, translated as MDNKDTGSCCQPDSKADTDQFIRMIDLNRNSHAPVIRETTSTISFRDRSDHFLARLGVNRMGHIVEPGIYRLGNPDADSPVFVSANYTLSFDALRSSLAGIDCYILVIDTKGINVWCAAGKGTFGTAEIVYRIRWSGLSDIIKHRNIILPQLSAPGVSAHEVRRLSGFNVEYGPVRARDLPEYLKTHTATPEMRRVRFTFRERLVLTPIELTHIVLPTLIAALILYLLAGPFAAFIAILIAFTGAVLFPVLYPFIPTQDFSTKGLILGAIVTIPFAATIAAGSELLLWERIVAVLTTFLLTASVTAYLALNFTGCTTHTSRTGVKKEIFRYVPLMALMAVTGMLLLIILGITRLMEVI; from the coding sequence ATGGATAATAAAGATACAGGCTCATGCTGCCAACCTGACAGCAAAGCGGATACAGACCAATTTATCAGAATGATCGATCTGAACCGGAATAGCCATGCGCCTGTGATCCGTGAAACTACAAGCACCATTTCATTCAGGGACAGATCTGACCATTTCCTTGCCCGACTGGGAGTGAACAGAATGGGCCACATCGTAGAACCCGGCATCTACAGACTGGGAAACCCTGATGCGGATTCACCGGTATTCGTCTCGGCTAATTACACACTCAGCTTCGATGCGCTACGCAGCTCACTGGCGGGTATCGACTGTTACATCCTTGTAATCGATACCAAAGGGATCAATGTATGGTGTGCTGCCGGCAAAGGAACATTCGGCACTGCAGAGATTGTATACCGTATCAGGTGGTCAGGACTCTCAGATATAATCAAGCATAGAAACATAATTTTACCTCAGCTAAGTGCTCCGGGTGTTTCTGCACATGAAGTGAGGCGCCTGTCGGGATTTAATGTAGAATACGGACCCGTACGTGCCAGGGATCTGCCGGAGTATCTTAAAACACACACTGCAACACCTGAAATGCGCAGAGTCCGGTTCACCTTCCGGGAAAGACTGGTGCTGACACCCATAGAATTAACCCATATTGTTCTGCCAACATTGATCGCTGCCCTTATTCTCTATTTGCTGGCCGGTCCTTTTGCAGCATTCATAGCAATCTTAATTGCATTTACAGGAGCTGTATTGTTCCCTGTTCTGTATCCTTTCATCCCGACACAGGACTTTAGCACAAAAGGACTTATCCTGGGCGCAATCGTAACAATTCCTTTTGCAGCAACTATTGCAGCTGGCTCTGAGCTCCTTTTGTGGGAGAGAATAGTTGCTGTGTTAACAACATTCCTTTTAACCGCCTCAGTAACCGCATACCTTGCCCTCAATTTCACAGGTTGCACAACCCATACATCAAGAACAGGTGTCAAAAAAGAGATTTTCAGATACGTGCCTTTGATGGCACTTATGGCAGTTACGGGAATGTTACTCCTTATCATTCTCGGGATAACTCGTTTAATGGAAGTGATCTGA